The DNA segment GCTCGATCCGCTCAACGCCAAGATCGTGATGGATGCGCTGCGCGATATCAACGAGCGCGAGGGCATCACCGTCGTCACCAACCTTCATACGCTGGATACCGCCCGTTCCTATTGCGAGCGCATCATCGGCATGGCGCATGGGCGCGTCGTGTTCGATGGACCGCCGCGCGAACTGACGGCGGAGGCTGTTGCCGAAATCTACGGCAGCGGCGCCGAAATCGAGGAATCGATGACATCGACCAGCATCAATCTTCCGCCGTCGCAAGACAATCGGAAGGCAACCCATCCTTCACCGGTGGCACTTGCGGGCCTTTGAGGGTCCGCCCGGGGATCGTTGGCCCGCGTCAAGGGCAAAGTATTTCAGAAGCGAACTCCGGCCAGGCCGGAAACCAGGAGACTATCTCATGTTGAAGAAAGCCCTTCTTGCTGCCGTGGCGCTGAGCGTCATCGCAGGGTCCGCAATGGCCCAGGACGTCAAGGTCCTGCGCATCGGTCTCGACGGTTCGGAAAACGAAGCCGACCAGATTCGCAACACGCAGTGCGTCGCGGATGGCCTCAAGGCCGCGACCGGTGTTCCGGAAGTCCAGATCTTCCCGTCGCCCGACTATAACGGCGTCATCCAGGGCCTGCTCGGCGGCACGATCGACATCGCCTCGATGGGTGCATCCTCCTACGCCGCTATCGAGCTGCAGAAGCCCGACGCGGTCGATCCGATCCTCACCTATACCGGTTCGGACGGCTCCAGCGGCTATTACTCGATCATGGTTGCCCGCAAGGATTCCGGCATTAAGACGCTCGCCGACCTGAAGGGCAAGAAGCTCGGCTTCGCCGATCCGGATTCGACCTCGGGCTATCTGGTTCCGAACGTCTCGCTCCCGGCTGATATCGGCGCTCCGGTCAAGGAATATTTCTCCGAAACCGGCTTCGGCGGCGGCCATGAAAACCTCGTTCTCGCTGTTCTCGACGGCAAGTTCGATGCCGGCACGACCTTCGGTTCGGGCGTTGGCAAGTGGGAAGAGGGCTATACCGGCGGCAACCTCCATCAGATGGTCAACAAGGGCAATCTGGACATGGACGATATCGTCGAAATCTGGCGCTCGCCGCTGATCCCGAACGGCCCGCTGATGGTCAACAACGCCGTTCCGGCCGACATGAAGGCCAAGGTCAAGGCCTTTTTCCTGGACCTGCCGAAGAAGGACCTCGCTTGCTTCCAGGCCTACACGCAGGGCCAGAACAAGGACTATATCGAAGTCAACAAGGCCTTCTACCAGACGATCATCGACGCCCGTAAGTCGGTCATCGGCGGCTGATCCTCTCTTGACCTCATTTCGCGGCGGCGCCTTTTAGGCGCCGCCGTTCTGCAGCGAGAACAGGCACATGACGGCGATCAGCAAACAGAACAATGGCGGGCTCGGTCCGGCCGCATCCCTGGTGATGCAGCATTATCAGCAGCAGTTGCGCACCCGCCGCATCTATACGATCATTTCGGCCGTGGTGTTCTTCATCGTGCTGTGCGCATCGCTGAAATTCGCCAATGACGCGAATGCCGGCAAGTTTTTCGATCGCCTGCCGTATTTCTTCGATTTCATCCTGAATTTCGTGCCGAACAGCCCGCTGGAAATTATCCGCGCGATGTTCGATCTGCCGTCGCCCTATGCCGACGGATCGCTGAAATACAATTACACGATCGACCGGGTCTATCTGACCAACGGCTTCTATATTCCCCATTACTTCTATCAGCTGGCAATCACCATCAATATCGCGCTGGTTTCGACCATTGTCGGCGCGGCGCTGGCATTCCTTCTGTGTTTCTTCGCCTCGACGAACCTCATCGGCTCGCGCGTAACGCGCTGGGTCGTTCGGCGCATCATGGAAGTGATGCGCGCCTTTCCTGAAATCGTGATTGCCGGATTGCTGACCGCCATTCTCTCGATCGGGCCGATCGCCGCCATCATCGCGATCACAGTCCATACGATCGGCGCGCTCGGCAAGCTGTTCTTCGAAGTGGTCGAGAATGCCGACATGAAGCCGGAAGAGGGGCTGCGTGCCACCGGCGCCAACTGGTTCGAGCGGGTGCGTTTTGCCATCGTGCCGCAGGTCATGCCCAATTTCGTGTCCTATGCGCTGTTGCGCGCCGAAATCAACGTGCGCGCCTCGACCATCATCGGCGCTGTCGGCGGCGGTGGTATCGGCGAGGTCTTCCGGCTGGCGATCGGCCGTGATCATGCGGCCCAGACCTATGCGATCATCATTCTTCTCTTGATCAGCATCATCATCATCGACCAGTTTTCGGGTTGGCTGCGCCACCGGCTGACCGGTCACCAGTCTTTTGAATTCGGCAGAGGAGCGGCCTGATGTCCTCGGTTCCGTCGATCAATCCGTCCGAGCGCGCGCGCCTGCTCGCCGCCTATCCGCAGGCCTTCCACCGCAGCTTCATGCAGCGCTACGGTCTGGCGCTCATCGCCGGCGGTATCCTTGTCTATCTCGTCGCCTGCTTCTTTGCCTTTCAGATCGGTCCGGCCTTTGCCAATGGCCGCTGGGATCGCGCCTCGCTATACCTTCAGGACTGGTATTCCTGGCGTGCCCAGCCGCGCTTGCGTTTCGAGGACGGCGGCACGGTGCGCCCGCAATGGTCGAGCCGCGGCCAATACCCGGCCGGCGCCAATATCGACTGGCTGCAGCCTGCAGCTAACGGCGGCTACACCGTGACCTACGGCAGCCGCGACGACCGCCTTGAGATCACGCCTTCGAAGGTCGATGTCTATCTTGGCGGCACGGTCTATCCTGTCACCATCACCGCAGATGCCGTTACCGCGCCAGCCGATGCACCGGCCGCCATCCAGCAAGACGGGACAAAAGTCATCGTCAGCTACGGCTTCGAGGGCCAAGCGGAAATCCGCACCGGCCAGGTGTTTGTTCAGCGCCGTTTCCTCGGCTGGTCCAACTTCTTCTTCGACACAAAATCACAATTCTGGGGCAGGAGCTGGGGTGACCTTGCTTATCTCGCGACCTTCGGCGATCGCCTCGATCCGGCCCGGTCCAACCTGTCCCACATGCGTGACGATTTTCTGGGCAACGGCGTCTGGCAGCATGCGGATATCCTGTCCAAACTGATGCAGACGCTGGTCATGGCCTTTGTGGGCACGCTGCTCGGTACCATCTTCGCTTTTCCGCTGGCCTTCATCGCGGCGCGCAACATCACACGCAACCGTGCTGCCAACTGGGGCATGAAGCGGACATTCGATTTCCTGCGTTCGATCGACATGCTGATCTGGGCGCTGTTTTTTACCCGGTCCTTCGGCCCCGGCCCGATCCCCGGCATCGCCGCCATTTTCTTCACCGATGCCGGAGCGCTCGGCAAGGTCTATGCGGAGGCCTTGGAGAACGTTGATGACAAGCAGCGTGAAGGGGTGAAATCCGTTGGCGCGAGCCCAATCGCGGTCAATCGCTTTGGCGTCGTACCGCAGGTCCTGCCAGTGTTCATTTCGCAGTCGCTCTATTTCTGGGAATCCAACACCCGTTCGGCCACTGTCATCGGTGCCGTCGGCGCCGGCGGCATCGGGTTGAAGCTGTTGGAGGCCATGGGCACCAATGCGGATTGGGACAAGGTTGCCTATATGGTGCTGTTGATCCTCATCGTGGTCTTCCTGTTCGACAATCTCTCGACCTTCCTTCGTCAGCGGCTGATCGGAGAAAGGGCGCATTGATTTTTGTGACCGGGAGAGGGGATTTCACGGTATGGTCACGATGAATCGCTAAGCCTTGCGGCTCTCCCGTTTTTTTACTGCCCTCATGGAATGAACATGCGTTACGCCTTCTATTTCACCCCTCCCGCAGACGACCCGCTGACGGACGCTGCGGCGCGCTGGCTGGGCCGGGATGCCTTTACCGGCAAGGCGCTGGCGCCGGACGGCCAGACACTGGACGGCCAAAGACCGGATGGGTGGGAGAGCCTCGTTGCCGAACCGGCGCGCTACGGGTTTCATGCGACACTGAAGGCGCCGTTTCATCTTGCCGGCGGCCGCACGGAAACGGACCTTCTCAGCGCGCTCGACGTTTTTGCCGCCGGAACGCCGGCCTTCACCATTCCGCGTCTGAAGATCGGCCGGCTTGGATCGTTTTTCGCTCTCGTTCCCGATGGGGATGCTGATGCGCTCGATCGCTTCGCGGCCGATGTCGTCCGCGCCTTCGAGCCGTTCCGCGCGCCGCTTTCGGCTGCGGATATCGCCCGGCGCAAACCCGAAACGCTGCCCGAACCGGAACGGACCTATCTCCACGATTGGGGATATCCATACGTCCTCGATGCCTTCCGCTTCCACATGACGTTGACCGGGCCCGTGCCGGCCGAGCGGCAGGACGAGGTCGCCGCCCATCTGGAAACACGTTTTTCATCGCTGATCGGCGGCCCGCTACCGGTGCGTGGCCTTGCACTGTGCATCGAGCCCGAGCGCGGCGCGCCGTTCAGAGTTCTCACCCTTGCGGCGCTCAGTGCCGCCCACCGAAAGATGGCCTGACATGACCGTAGAAACCGTTCTCTCCAACGCCCGCATCGTCCTTGAGAACCAGATTCTCAACGGTTCGGTCCTGATCCGCGACGGCAAGATCGCCGATATCTCGGAAGGTACCAGCCGCACCGGCGAGGATTTCGAAGGCGATTACCTGATCCCCGGCCTGGTCGAATTGCATACCGACCATCTGGAAGCGCATTACTCGCCGCGCCCCGGCGTCCGCTGGCTGAAAATGGCGGCGATCCAGGCGCATGATGCGCAGATCGTCACCTCCGGTATCACCACCGTCTTTGATTGCCTGCGCATGGGATCGGACGAGGATGGCGGCTTCGAGCAGGGCGAGATGCGCGACATGGCAAACGCCTTGGCGCAGGCCGCCAGGGAAAACCGGCTGCGCGCCGATCATCGCATCCATCTGCGCTGCGAAGTCTCGACCGACAACGTGCTTGATCATTTCGTGGAATTTGAAAACGATCCGCAGGTCGGTCTCGTTTCGCTGATGGACCATGCGCCGGGCCAGCGTCAGTTCCAGACGATGGAGCAGTATACGCTCTACTACAAGACCAAGCGTGGTCTCTCCGACGAGGCTTTCGCACTGTTCTGCGACCGCCAGCAGGCTTTGTCGGCCAAATATGCCGGTCCGCATCGCACCCAGATCGCCAAGGCCTGTGCCGAGCGCGGCATCGCCATTGCGAGCCACGACGACGCGACCCTGGCGCATGTCGAGGAATCCGTTGGTTTCGGCATCCGCCTTGCGGAATTCCCCACCAGCTTCGAAGCGGCCGAAGCCTCGCATGCGGCAGGACTGAGCGTGCTCATGGGTGCACCGAACATCGTGCGCGGCAAGTCGCATTCCGGCAATATCGCCGCAAAGGACCTTGCAGAGCGCGGCGTCCTTGATGTGCTGTCATCCGATTATGTGCCTTTCAGCCTGATCCACGCGCCGTTCGTGTTGTCCGACGAACTGGACAGCGTCAGCCTGCCGCAGGCGCTCGCCATGGTCACGGCGACGCCTGCCCGCACCGTCGGGCTTGACGACCGGGGCCGTATTGCCACTGGCCTGCGTGCCGATATCGTGCGGGTCCAGCGGTTGGAAGGCATTCCGGTCGTCCGTTCGGTCTGGCGCGAAGGCAAGCGGGTCGCCTGATGCACGGGCAAGGTCAGACAGGCGCGATCGTCGTGGTGGTCGGCCCGAGCGGCGCTGGCAAGGACAGCGTCATCGGTTTTGTCGCGCAGCATTTTGCCGATCGCAAGGATATCGATTTCGTCCGCCGCATCATCACCCGTCCGTCGGACGCGGGCGGCGAGGATCACGAGAGCATTTCCGGCGAGGATTTCGATAGCCGGCTATCGGCTGGAGATTTCGCCGTCGCCTGGCAGGCGCATGGATTGAAATACGGAATTCCGCAGGATGCGCTGGAAAAGGTGCGGGCGGGCAGGATCCTGATCGCCAATGGAAGCCGGGCCGTCCTCGGCCAGTTCCGGCAGGCCTTTCCAAGGGTTGCGATCGTCAACATCACGGCCTCGCCGCAGGTCCTGGCAAGCCGCCTTGTGGCCCGTGGGCGCGAGAGCGAGCAGGATATCCTCAACCGGCTGAAGCGCCAGGTGCCGGATATTTTCGACGAGCCCGATGTGACGACGATTGACAATAGTGGGCCGCTCGAGATTGCGGGCTCGCGCTTTGCCGCGCTGGTCACGCAGTTGCACGGATCCGCGGGCTGACGTCATATCTTTGGTATCAGAGCGCGTTGTCGAGAAAGTACCATTGGTCGAGATGGGCGCGGATGACCGGCTCGATGACGCCGTTGAGCATGAGGACGTCGTCGAGCAGGCGCTCGCCGGGTTTGTTTTCCGGGGGGAGGGTGATCGGTGGATGTGCATGAAAGGCGAACTGCGCTCCATCTTCGCGCAGTGTATAGACCGGGCAGATCTGCGCGCCGGTCAGGCGGGCAAGCCTTGCAACCAGCGCCAGGTTGCCATCGGCATGCGGTTTGCGCCCCAGAAACGGCCCACGGATTTTTCCGCGCAATCCCTCGTCGCAGAAGATGATGACGGTGCCGCCTTCCTTCAGGCGCTGCAGGGCCGGACGGACGGCGCTTTTGCCCGGTGGTAGCAGCGAAATGCCGGCCTGCCGCCGCACGCGTTTGGCAATCCAGTGCCGCGCCGGGCTGTTCGGCGGCGCGTAGTTGAGGGCTGCGTCAAGCCCCAGCCTGCGCACGATCGGCCAGATGAGCTCCCAGTTGCCGGTGTGCACGCCCATCAGGATCAATGGCCCCTGCCTTGAGGCATCGACAAGATTTTCAGCGCCATGCACGGTCACGCGGCTTCGGTCCGCCGCCATCCGGTTGACCACGGAAAACTCCGTCATCAGCCGGCCCTGATTTTGCCAATTGCGTACCATCAGGGCATCGCGTTCCGCCTCGTTCAGGCCCGGAAGCAGGCGCGCCAGATTGCTGCGGGTCTTGCGGATGGCGCCCTTGTGCCAGCGGGGAAAGGAAAAGCTACCGAGTTTCGCGCCAAGTGCCGAGCAGACATCGGCCGGCAGCAGTTTCATCGCGTAAAACATCGCGAGATCAAAGGCATTCTGCAGAGGTGTCACGACCCAATAGTTCAGACATGCTTTCCGAATTGCCGCGTTCTTCCAGAATCCGGCAAACGGCGGCGCTTGGCGCTCAGCATAAATCCAGACCTTTCGCGCTGGGTCACGGTTCGGTCGCATCGTTACCGCCGGTGCAAGGTTACGGGCAGACCGCCGCGTGGTCGCAGTGTCAGCCGGCATTGCGGCTCAACCTTGGTGTTGTCCGCGACCCGCACCCTGAAGCGCTGGGCAAGGATGGCCAGGCACAGGATCGCTTCCTGCAATCCGAATTGTAATCCGGGGCAGACGCGCGGTCCGCTGGCAAAGGGAATATAACTGTAGGGTATCGCCTTGTTGCCGTTCATGAAGCGCTCGGGCTTGAAAAGATGGGCGTCCTTGAAGAAGGCTTCGGTGCGGTGCAAAAGCCACGGCACGATCAGGATCAGCGATGCGGGCTTGACGTCGATATCGCCGATCCGGTCGGCTTCTTTTGCCTGACGGGCGAGGATCGGCACCGGCGGATAGAGGCGCAGCGTTTCCTCGATGATGGCACGGCACCAGTCCAGCTGCGGGATATCGTCGAGCGTCGGGGTGCGGTTACCGCAGACGCGGGCGATTTCCTCATGCAGCGATTTTTCGGCCCATTGTGCCCGTGACATCAGATACCAAGCCCAGGTGAGCGTGGCGGCTGTCGTCTCGTGGCCAGCCATGAAGATTGTTGCGGCTTCGTTGCGCAGCGCCACCACGTCGAGCTTCAGTTCCGGATTGCGCTTCTGGCGGCGCACCAGAAGCTCCACCATCGAATTGTCGTCGCCGCGCCCGGCCAGATGGTCTTCGACCACCTTGTCGATGATCTGGTGGATGCGCGAGACGGACCGGCGCAGCTTCGGTGTGCGCAGCACGGGCAGGCCCTCGTCGAGCCCAAGGAAATAGCCGATATTCACCGAATCGATCAGCGACTGATAGCTCTCGAACCCCTCGCTGACGGCCTTGGCGCCCTCCTCGCCGAGATCGTTGCCGAAGACGGCGCGGGAAATGATCTCCGCCGTCAGCCCGGCCATTTCGAACAGCGCGTTGACAGGCGCGCCGTCGGGAAGCGATTCCCAGCGCTGCACCAGTTCGCTCGTGGTGTTTTCCATGATCTTGCCGAAAGCCGGCACGCGGTTTTTGTGAACGATGTCGGCGACCAGCGGCCGCCGCTGTTTCCAGGTTTCACCGTCGGAAATAAACAGCCCGTCGCCCAGCAAAAATTCCAGCGCGCGCCGCATCTGCGGCGTCTTGCGCTCGAAATTGTCGTGGCGCTTGGCCACCACATAGCGGATCGCGTCCGGGGAATTGACCACGACGATCTGCCGTCCGAAAATTTTCGTGACGCTGACCCGATCGGTGTAATCGGCTTTGCGCCAGACCGAGAGAAAGTCATGGCGCGCCTTGAGGATGAGATTGATCGGGCGGCCGGGCTTGCCCCGGTAATAGTCGGAATGGGCGGGCTCGAACGAATTCTTCCGGAGCGTTTCAATGATATCGGTCGATGGCCGTAAACGGGAGAACATTGCTCCGGCTGCCCCTGTCTGTGGCCGGTGACGGCTCTGTGAATTCTGTCGGCGACCCCTACCGGATAGCAGCAAATTCCGGCAGCGCAAAATTCTTTCCGCAGACAAAACCCTGCCGTCGGGGACGGCAAGGTCGCGGGTTTCCCAGCAGTTGCGTGCGGTGATTACTTCGGCAGCAACACCTTGTTGACGACCTGGATCACGCCATTCGACTGGTTGACGTCGGCAACGGTGATCTTCGAGGCGCCGCCGCTTTCGTCGATGATGTAGATGCCCTTGCCGCGCATGACGGCCGTCAGATGATCGCCGCTCACGGCAGTCATGTTATATTTGCCGCCATTCGCCTTGATACGCTTCATCAGGGTTGCGGTCGAGAGCTTGCCGGAGACGACATGCTCCGTCAGAACCTTGGTCAGCTGCGCCTTGTTTTCAGGCTTCAGCAGCGTATCGACCGTGCCGGCCGGCAGTTTGTCGAAAGCGGAATTGACCGGTGCAAAGACTGTGAAGGGACCTGGACCCGCCAGCGTATCGACAAGGCCAGCAGCCTTGACCGCAGCCACCAGCGTGGTGTGATCCTTGGAATTGACGGCATTCTCGACGATGTTCTTGTTTTCATACATCGGAGCGCCACCCACCATCGGGTTGGCGAAAACGCTACCGGCGATGCCGGCGGCCAGCACTGTCAGTGATGCTGTTTTGGCGAATGAAGACCACATGAAATTCTCTCCCGGTTCTGGTTCATCTGTCTCTGCAGATAAGCAAGCAACGGGGGCGTTTCCGGATAAGTTTCGCCGGTTTTATTCTAATTTAGAAAATTGGAAAGAAGCCCGCCGAAGGCCGGCGGGCTCGATGTCTTCAGTTCAAGGCGGCACAGGCCTTGGCAATCCGTTGAAGGGCTTCGCGCAGTTCTGCCTCGGAGGTTGCATAGGAGATGCGGAAGAACGGCGACAGGCCGAAAGCCGAACCCGGCACGACGGCGACATGGGCGTCATCGAGCAGGTAGGCGCAGAAATCCGTGTCCGTCTCGATACGCTTGCTTGCGGGCGTGGTCTTGCCGAGCATGCCTGAACAGCCGGAGAAGGTGTAGAAGGCGCCTTCGGGCGTGCGGCAATCGAGACCCTCGATGGCGTTGAGTGCCGAGACGACCAGATCGCGGCGGTGCTGGAAGCTTGCGGTGCGTTCCTCCAAGAAATCCTGCGGCCCGTTC comes from the Pararhizobium qamdonense genome and includes:
- the phnD gene encoding phosphonate ABC transporter substrate-binding protein codes for the protein MLKKALLAAVALSVIAGSAMAQDVKVLRIGLDGSENEADQIRNTQCVADGLKAATGVPEVQIFPSPDYNGVIQGLLGGTIDIASMGASSYAAIELQKPDAVDPILTYTGSDGSSGYYSIMVARKDSGIKTLADLKGKKLGFADPDSTSGYLVPNVSLPADIGAPVKEYFSETGFGGGHENLVLAVLDGKFDAGTTFGSGVGKWEEGYTGGNLHQMVNKGNLDMDDIVEIWRSPLIPNGPLMVNNAVPADMKAKVKAFFLDLPKKDLACFQAYTQGQNKDYIEVNKAFYQTIIDARKSVIGG
- the phnE gene encoding phosphonate ABC transporter, permease protein PhnE — translated: MTAISKQNNGGLGPAASLVMQHYQQQLRTRRIYTIISAVVFFIVLCASLKFANDANAGKFFDRLPYFFDFILNFVPNSPLEIIRAMFDLPSPYADGSLKYNYTIDRVYLTNGFYIPHYFYQLAITINIALVSTIVGAALAFLLCFFASTNLIGSRVTRWVVRRIMEVMRAFPEIVIAGLLTAILSIGPIAAIIAITVHTIGALGKLFFEVVENADMKPEEGLRATGANWFERVRFAIVPQVMPNFVSYALLRAEINVRASTIIGAVGGGGIGEVFRLAIGRDHAAQTYAIIILLLISIIIIDQFSGWLRHRLTGHQSFEFGRGAA
- the phnE gene encoding phosphonate ABC transporter, permease protein PhnE, with translation MSSVPSINPSERARLLAAYPQAFHRSFMQRYGLALIAGGILVYLVACFFAFQIGPAFANGRWDRASLYLQDWYSWRAQPRLRFEDGGTVRPQWSSRGQYPAGANIDWLQPAANGGYTVTYGSRDDRLEITPSKVDVYLGGTVYPVTITADAVTAPADAPAAIQQDGTKVIVSYGFEGQAEIRTGQVFVQRRFLGWSNFFFDTKSQFWGRSWGDLAYLATFGDRLDPARSNLSHMRDDFLGNGVWQHADILSKLMQTLVMAFVGTLLGTIFAFPLAFIAARNITRNRAANWGMKRTFDFLRSIDMLIWALFFTRSFGPGPIPGIAAIFFTDAGALGKVYAEALENVDDKQREGVKSVGASPIAVNRFGVVPQVLPVFISQSLYFWESNTRSATVIGAVGAGGIGLKLLEAMGTNADWDKVAYMVLLILIVVFLFDNLSTFLRQRLIGERAH
- a CDS encoding DUF1045 domain-containing protein, which gives rise to MRYAFYFTPPADDPLTDAAARWLGRDAFTGKALAPDGQTLDGQRPDGWESLVAEPARYGFHATLKAPFHLAGGRTETDLLSALDVFAAGTPAFTIPRLKIGRLGSFFALVPDGDADALDRFAADVVRAFEPFRAPLSAADIARRKPETLPEPERTYLHDWGYPYVLDAFRFHMTLTGPVPAERQDEVAAHLETRFSSLIGGPLPVRGLALCIEPERGAPFRVLTLAALSAAHRKMA
- a CDS encoding alpha-D-ribose 1-methylphosphonate 5-triphosphate diphosphatase, with protein sequence MTVETVLSNARIVLENQILNGSVLIRDGKIADISEGTSRTGEDFEGDYLIPGLVELHTDHLEAHYSPRPGVRWLKMAAIQAHDAQIVTSGITTVFDCLRMGSDEDGGFEQGEMRDMANALAQAARENRLRADHRIHLRCEVSTDNVLDHFVEFENDPQVGLVSLMDHAPGQRQFQTMEQYTLYYKTKRGLSDEAFALFCDRQQALSAKYAGPHRTQIAKACAERGIAIASHDDATLAHVEESVGFGIRLAEFPTSFEAAEASHAAGLSVLMGAPNIVRGKSHSGNIAAKDLAERGVLDVLSSDYVPFSLIHAPFVLSDELDSVSLPQALAMVTATPARTVGLDDRGRIATGLRADIVRVQRLEGIPVVRSVWREGKRVA
- the phnN gene encoding phosphonate metabolism protein/1,5-bisphosphokinase (PRPP-forming) PhnN, giving the protein MHGQGQTGAIVVVVGPSGAGKDSVIGFVAQHFADRKDIDFVRRIITRPSDAGGEDHESISGEDFDSRLSAGDFAVAWQAHGLKYGIPQDALEKVRAGRILIANGSRAVLGQFRQAFPRVAIVNITASPQVLASRLVARGRESEQDILNRLKRQVPDIFDEPDVTTIDNSGPLEIAGSRFAALVTQLHGSAG
- a CDS encoding lysophospholipid acyltransferase family protein; the protein is MTPLQNAFDLAMFYAMKLLPADVCSALGAKLGSFSFPRWHKGAIRKTRSNLARLLPGLNEAERDALMVRNWQNQGRLMTEFSVVNRMAADRSRVTVHGAENLVDASRQGPLILMGVHTGNWELIWPIVRRLGLDAALNYAPPNSPARHWIAKRVRRQAGISLLPPGKSAVRPALQRLKEGGTVIIFCDEGLRGKIRGPFLGRKPHADGNLALVARLARLTGAQICPVYTLREDGAQFAFHAHPPITLPPENKPGERLLDDVLMLNGVIEPVIRAHLDQWYFLDNAL
- a CDS encoding cytochrome P450 is translated as MFSRLRPSTDIIETLRKNSFEPAHSDYYRGKPGRPINLILKARHDFLSVWRKADYTDRVSVTKIFGRQIVVVNSPDAIRYVVAKRHDNFERKTPQMRRALEFLLGDGLFISDGETWKQRRPLVADIVHKNRVPAFGKIMENTTSELVQRWESLPDGAPVNALFEMAGLTAEIISRAVFGNDLGEEGAKAVSEGFESYQSLIDSVNIGYFLGLDEGLPVLRTPKLRRSVSRIHQIIDKVVEDHLAGRGDDNSMVELLVRRQKRNPELKLDVVALRNEAATIFMAGHETTAATLTWAWYLMSRAQWAEKSLHEEIARVCGNRTPTLDDIPQLDWCRAIIEETLRLYPPVPILARQAKEADRIGDIDVKPASLILIVPWLLHRTEAFFKDAHLFKPERFMNGNKAIPYSYIPFASGPRVCPGLQFGLQEAILCLAILAQRFRVRVADNTKVEPQCRLTLRPRGGLPVTLHRR
- a CDS encoding fasciclin domain-containing protein codes for the protein MWSSFAKTASLTVLAAGIAGSVFANPMVGGAPMYENKNIVENAVNSKDHTTLVAAVKAAGLVDTLAGPGPFTVFAPVNSAFDKLPAGTVDTLLKPENKAQLTKVLTEHVVSGKLSTATLMKRIKANGGKYNMTAVSGDHLTAVMRGKGIYIIDESGGASKITVADVNQSNGVIQVVNKVLLPK